The Candidatus Obscuribacter sp. genome has a segment encoding these proteins:
- a CDS encoding DUF2252 family protein: protein MNILQATKKYEQWLAKHITIVRADLAHKHELMATSSFAFMRGTFYRWAMLFAELLPELLSAPEVLGVGDLHVENYGSWRDAEGRLVWGVNDFDEACYLPFTNDLVRLATSAALAQERGDISIPLKQTCQIIVDAYRETLERQGKAFVLAEKNRTLGAMARQRLKDPRQFFKRLDREAKATGKVPHDALALLLASLPGLATKPALFQRQAGVGSLGRQRFLALSELAGSRIAREAKAILPSAWYFAMGKVEDKAESAIHIKDLEQVCVRSHDPFLSVQNGWVVRRLAPDCARIELAELPGHKDERELLAAMGAEVANVHLGTAKSRLAILRYLDKQKPNWLFAAAKAMAAATEQDFRDWRASR, encoded by the coding sequence ATGAATATCCTACAAGCAACAAAAAAATATGAGCAATGGCTCGCCAAGCACATCACAATCGTGAGAGCGGATCTCGCTCACAAGCACGAGTTGATGGCGACGAGCAGCTTTGCTTTTATGAGAGGGACCTTTTATCGCTGGGCGATGCTCTTTGCCGAGCTATTGCCAGAGCTACTCTCGGCTCCTGAGGTCCTCGGTGTGGGCGATTTGCACGTCGAAAACTATGGCTCCTGGCGTGACGCCGAAGGGCGCCTGGTTTGGGGTGTGAATGATTTTGACGAGGCATGCTACCTGCCTTTTACCAATGACCTGGTGCGCCTTGCTACCTCTGCGGCTCTGGCTCAGGAGCGTGGCGATATCAGCATCCCTCTTAAGCAGACCTGCCAAATAATCGTCGACGCCTATCGCGAGACATTGGAGCGGCAGGGCAAAGCATTTGTCCTGGCCGAAAAGAACCGCACCCTCGGTGCCATGGCGCGCCAGAGACTGAAGGACCCCAGGCAGTTTTTTAAGCGTCTCGATCGCGAGGCCAAAGCCACAGGCAAGGTGCCTCACGATGCTCTGGCGCTGCTTTTGGCCAGTCTGCCTGGTCTTGCTACCAAGCCTGCTCTTTTTCAGCGGCAGGCTGGTGTCGGTAGCCTCGGGCGGCAACGCTTTCTTGCTTTGAGCGAGCTGGCTGGCAGTCGTATTGCCCGCGAGGCAAAGGCGATTTTGCCATCGGCCTGGTATTTTGCCATGGGCAAAGTGGAGGACAAGGCTGAAAGCGCAATTCACATCAAAGACCTGGAACAGGTCTGTGTGCGCTCTCACGACCCGTTTCTCTCGGTGCAAAACGGCTGGGTCGTGCGCAGACTCGCTCCTGATTGTGCGCGCATTGAGCTTGCCGAGCTGCCTGGTCACAAAGACGAGCGTGAGTTGCTTGCAGCGATGGGCGCAGAGGTGGCCAATGTGCATCTCGGCACAGCCAAGTCGCGACTGGCCATCTTGCGTTATCTCGACAAGCAAAAACCAAACTGGCTCTTTGCCGCTGCCAAAGCGATGGCTGCAGCTACTGAGCAGGATTTTAGGGATTGGCGCGCCAGTCGCTAG
- a CDS encoding GNAT family N-acetyltransferase, with protein sequence MNATPTAFEKRIQLRKARGEDKQAIVRISCSTVNFVVEEEWLDDLVKANPHTVIVAVHDSHVVGFLIFVVREDGVYITHMAVEATLRRNGIGKILMRKLMNDLQDHGKNSIKMVVDTNDVQCLDFCKSVGFRSVGVMNNYYERGKAAQMLSFDTSAVRHR encoded by the coding sequence ATGAACGCCACACCTACCGCCTTTGAAAAACGTATTCAGCTTCGTAAAGCCAGAGGCGAAGACAAGCAAGCCATCGTACGCATCAGCTGCAGCACAGTCAATTTTGTTGTGGAAGAAGAATGGCTTGACGACCTGGTCAAAGCAAACCCCCATACCGTTATCGTTGCTGTGCATGATTCTCACGTCGTCGGCTTCCTCATTTTTGTTGTGCGGGAAGATGGCGTGTACATCACCCACATGGCTGTTGAAGCGACTCTGCGGCGTAATGGCATTGGCAAGATTTTGATGCGCAAGCTCATGAATGATCTGCAAGATCATGGCAAGAACAGCATCAAGATGGTCGTCGACACCAATGATGTGCAGTGCCTGGATTTTTGCAAGTCGGTTGGATTTCGCTCTGTCGGAGTGATGAACAACTACTACGAACGTGGCAAAGCGGCTCAGATGCTGAGTTTTGACACGAGCGCTGTGCGTCATCGATAA
- a CDS encoding metal-sensitive transcriptional regulator — protein sequence MAITGETKRVLTLRLAKAIGHLMAVQRMVEDEKYCIDVLNQLKAVQAALDRTAQLMLKQHLDTCVVEAVKADDSARVMEELWQLLRKSNDVSEDASDEPTEETASSKSCCQ from the coding sequence ATGGCAATCACAGGCGAGACAAAACGGGTTTTGACCCTGCGCCTTGCTAAAGCTATTGGTCACCTGATGGCTGTGCAGCGCATGGTCGAAGACGAAAAATATTGCATCGATGTCCTAAACCAACTCAAAGCTGTGCAAGCGGCTCTGGATCGCACAGCTCAACTAATGCTCAAACAACACCTTGATACTTGTGTCGTAGAAGCAGTCAAAGCAGACGACTCAGCCCGTGTCATGGAAGAGCTATGGCAGCTCTTGCGTAAGTCTAATGACGTTAGCGAAGATGCCAGCGACGAACCAACCGAAGAGACAGCAAGCAGCAAGAGCTGCTGTCAGTAA
- a CDS encoding glycogen debranching enzyme family protein: MQFDLCQWLRDQCAITSLPIQGINLDNLTAADEREWLVTNGLGSYASASVSGANTRRYHGLFVGSLNPPVERVVFFSRLDERVSQTGRQDVISLGCNIWRSGAVAPHGHKHMLAFAASPVPTFCYQLPGGKLIKQVLMKHGEQHVYIGYSYVADVADSEITLDLSVLLNYRDFHSQTRGSDNWHFSQEKQGAAGSVKITAFNGAQPFFMQSSQGEYQVDSCWYRDYFLPREYERGLADSEDCLRSGRFVVKLKGGESFTIAAGLSLLTVVPTIKDLVQQVAARQHSLLQKADVLDKPPVVQRLVLAGDQFLSRRKSTGGFTIVAGYPWFSDWGRDSMISLTGLCLSTGRYEEARGILATFGRYCSQGMLPNYFPDNGQAPAYNTSDATLWWAYALYRYYQATGDKEFVLEQQLPLMRDVIKWHQLGTRHGIKLDVDSLITGGNEHVQLTWMDAKCGDYVVTPRAGKAVEINALWHNFARTMTYLHHEVYGNLTIYAGYEIAIQNGFEKFWNDKGQYLNDVIRLDGTTDDAIRPNQLFAASLPYPVISRERAQSVLKVVEAELLTPMGLRTLSSSHPDYKGFYGLGKAWANQYDRDITYHQGTVWPWLLGAWVNARVYAYGHSAENFALIANQLKPLLKHFEESGCIGSISEIFDGESPHKPQGCVAQAWSVAELLRIFKDYPQVLTALEQTSSNPLA, translated from the coding sequence ATGCAATTTGATCTTTGCCAGTGGTTGCGCGACCAGTGCGCTATCACATCATTGCCCATTCAGGGCATCAATCTGGACAACTTAACAGCAGCTGATGAGCGCGAATGGCTGGTCACCAATGGTCTTGGTTCCTACGCCAGTGCTTCGGTAAGTGGTGCCAATACCAGACGCTATCACGGACTTTTTGTCGGCTCTCTCAATCCACCTGTAGAGCGTGTCGTGTTTTTTTCACGCCTGGACGAGAGAGTAAGCCAGACAGGTCGGCAAGATGTAATCTCACTCGGCTGCAATATCTGGCGCTCTGGGGCTGTTGCACCGCATGGACACAAGCATATGCTTGCCTTTGCCGCGAGCCCCGTGCCCACTTTTTGCTATCAGCTGCCTGGTGGCAAGCTGATAAAGCAAGTCTTGATGAAACACGGTGAGCAACATGTCTACATCGGCTACAGCTATGTTGCAGATGTCGCCGACAGCGAAATCACTCTTGATTTGTCTGTTTTGCTCAATTACCGCGACTTTCACAGTCAAACACGCGGTAGCGACAACTGGCATTTTAGCCAGGAAAAGCAAGGTGCCGCAGGCAGTGTCAAAATCACTGCTTTTAATGGTGCACAGCCGTTTTTTATGCAGAGCAGCCAGGGCGAATATCAGGTCGACTCATGCTGGTATCGCGATTACTTTTTGCCCCGTGAGTATGAGCGCGGACTGGCTGACAGTGAGGATTGCCTCAGGAGCGGTCGGTTTGTGGTCAAGCTCAAGGGCGGAGAATCTTTTACCATCGCCGCTGGGCTGTCACTTTTGACTGTTGTGCCGACAATAAAAGACCTGGTGCAGCAGGTGGCAGCTCGTCAACACAGTCTGCTGCAAAAGGCTGATGTACTGGATAAGCCGCCTGTGGTGCAGCGTCTGGTATTGGCTGGTGATCAGTTTTTGTCCCGTCGAAAGTCCACCGGTGGTTTTACCATTGTGGCTGGCTATCCGTGGTTTTCTGATTGGGGGCGGGATTCGATGATCAGTCTCACTGGTCTCTGTCTCAGCACCGGTCGCTACGAAGAAGCACGGGGTATCCTCGCTACCTTTGGTCGCTACTGCTCCCAGGGTATGCTGCCAAACTACTTCCCGGACAACGGTCAAGCGCCTGCTTATAACACCTCGGATGCCACTTTGTGGTGGGCGTACGCTCTCTACCGCTATTACCAGGCTACTGGTGACAAAGAGTTTGTGCTGGAGCAACAACTGCCGCTTATGCGCGATGTTATCAAATGGCATCAGTTGGGCACTCGTCATGGTATCAAGCTGGATGTGGATAGCCTGATTACTGGCGGCAATGAGCATGTGCAGCTGACCTGGATGGATGCCAAATGCGGTGACTATGTGGTCACGCCTCGGGCTGGTAAGGCAGTGGAGATCAATGCTCTCTGGCATAATTTTGCCAGGACAATGACTTATCTGCACCACGAGGTGTATGGCAATTTGACCATCTATGCTGGTTACGAGATTGCTATCCAGAATGGTTTTGAGAAATTCTGGAACGATAAGGGTCAATACCTCAATGATGTTATCCGACTGGATGGCACCACTGATGATGCCATCCGACCAAACCAGCTCTTCGCTGCCAGTTTGCCCTATCCGGTGATCTCGCGGGAGCGGGCGCAGTCTGTACTCAAGGTCGTCGAAGCAGAGCTGCTTACTCCGATGGGGTTGCGCACTCTCAGTTCCTCACACCCGGATTACAAGGGCTTTTATGGTCTGGGTAAAGCCTGGGCAAATCAATACGACAGGGACATCACTTATCATCAGGGTACAGTCTGGCCCTGGCTTTTGGGAGCATGGGTAAACGCCAGAGTCTATGCCTACGGACACAGCGCAGAGAATTTTGCTCTTATAGCTAACCAGCTTAAGCCACTCCTCAAGCACTTTGAGGAGAGCGGCTGTATTGGCTCTATTAGTGAGATCTTTGATGGCGAAAGCCCGCACAAGCCTCAGGGATGTGTGGCACAAGCCTGGTCTGTGGCAGAGCTGTTGCGAATATTTAAGGACTATCCGCAGGTCCTCACTGCTCTCGAGCAAACATCAAGCAACCCGTTAGCTTGA
- a CDS encoding agmatinase family protein — MDLKTVSKDADKTDNQSKAQSQAFDPNSLASKDSNIFGLPFDAASAQQVLIPVPWEVTVSYNAGTASGPEAIFEASKQVDLFDPDVKDAWRLGLAMLDVPQSLIALNATMRVKAEEYISGLEDGRDADSDEIMAALLKEINQSCDVMNSWVYDQALELINASKLVGLIGGDHSTPLGLMRALATKYSEYGILHFDAHADLRDAYEGFKYSHASIMFNALSIDSLKKLVQVGIRDFCEQEHDLVRHSKGRIVSYYDRDIKSRLYSGENWREICNTIVHQLPQNVYVSFDVDGLDPKLCPNTGTPVPGGLELEQAIYLVKQLVEQGKTIIGFDVNEVAPGDDEWDANVGARLVYRLANLAALSRGLEPVV, encoded by the coding sequence ATGGATTTAAAAACCGTCTCAAAAGACGCAGACAAGACTGACAATCAGTCAAAAGCACAAAGCCAAGCCTTTGACCCAAACAGTCTAGCTAGCAAAGACTCCAATATTTTTGGTTTACCCTTTGACGCAGCCAGCGCTCAACAAGTACTTATCCCCGTACCATGGGAAGTAACAGTCTCTTACAACGCAGGCACAGCCTCTGGTCCAGAAGCAATTTTTGAAGCATCAAAACAAGTGGACCTCTTTGATCCAGACGTAAAAGACGCCTGGCGTCTCGGTCTTGCTATGCTCGATGTACCACAATCATTGATAGCGCTCAACGCCACCATGCGAGTCAAAGCCGAAGAATACATCAGCGGGCTGGAAGACGGCAGAGATGCAGACAGCGATGAAATCATGGCAGCGCTGCTCAAAGAAATAAATCAAAGCTGCGATGTGATGAATAGCTGGGTCTACGATCAAGCTTTGGAGCTGATCAATGCAAGCAAGTTGGTCGGACTCATAGGCGGCGACCACAGTACTCCACTAGGCTTGATGCGCGCTCTGGCAACCAAATACAGCGAGTATGGCATCCTGCACTTTGATGCCCACGCTGACTTGCGTGATGCTTACGAGGGATTTAAATACTCCCATGCCAGCATCATGTTTAACGCCCTTAGCATTGATAGTCTAAAAAAACTGGTGCAAGTCGGTATCAGAGACTTTTGCGAGCAAGAGCACGATCTAGTCAGACACTCCAAAGGACGCATCGTCAGCTACTACGATAGAGACATCAAGTCCCGCCTCTACAGCGGCGAAAACTGGCGCGAAATCTGCAACACAATCGTGCATCAGTTGCCGCAAAACGTCTATGTCAGCTTTGATGTAGACGGTCTTGATCCCAAGCTCTGCCCAAACACTGGCACACCTGTGCCAGGTGGACTGGAGCTAGAGCAGGCAATCTATCTCGTTAAACAACTAGTGGAGCAAGGTAAGACCATCATTGGTTTTGACGTTAACGAAGTCGCCCCAGGTGACGATGAGTGGGACGCCAATGTGGGAGCAAGGCTAGTTTATAGACTGGCTAACCTGGCGGCTTTGAGCCGTGGACTTGAGCCTGTAGTGTAG
- a CDS encoding DUF2157 domain-containing protein, producing MSDRIKPGMHEALAGEIRHWQEQQLISSEQADKLIALYPPVDYRSHVVTVVTIIGAVLVGLGGLLYISANWHNIGTLSKLLILITAVVGCHFAAWRLKYGGGSHPRLGVSFLLLGSLLFGASIWLIAQMFNTSLDPSSGLFTWFIGVAASALVTRSAAVGILSSVILGMWMVYPDHWWWWRNFNSHNGYEFLFGTIAGIELSRQLRSKAMLWVNTLAATMWVLVCSQTGHSGLYMWGVMLFWSIFTLQKILASNAGSTQVCRTSSGSWCHACGYL from the coding sequence ATGTCAGATCGAATAAAGCCAGGTATGCATGAGGCTCTTGCTGGAGAGATTAGACACTGGCAGGAGCAACAGCTCATAAGCTCAGAGCAGGCGGATAAGTTGATTGCTCTGTATCCGCCTGTAGACTACCGCTCGCATGTTGTTACAGTGGTTACGATCATCGGCGCTGTGCTGGTGGGATTGGGTGGGCTGCTATATATTTCGGCTAACTGGCATAACATTGGTACTCTATCCAAGCTTTTGATTTTGATCACAGCCGTTGTCGGCTGCCATTTTGCCGCCTGGCGACTAAAGTATGGTGGCGGTAGTCATCCGCGGCTCGGTGTGTCGTTTTTGCTGCTAGGGTCATTGTTGTTTGGCGCTTCTATTTGGCTCATTGCTCAAATGTTTAACACATCTCTAGACCCATCATCAGGTCTGTTTACCTGGTTTATTGGGGTCGCTGCCAGTGCTCTTGTCACACGGAGTGCTGCTGTAGGCATACTGTCCTCGGTCATCCTTGGTATGTGGATGGTTTATCCGGATCACTGGTGGTGGTGGCGCAATTTTAACTCTCACAATGGTTATGAGTTTTTGTTTGGCACTATTGCCGGTATCGAGTTATCCAGGCAGCTGCGCAGTAAAGCCATGCTCTGGGTTAACACTCTGGCTGCTACCATGTGGGTATTGGTCTGCTCTCAGACTGGTCATAGTGGGCTTTATATGTGGGGAGTTATGCTCTTTTGGAGCATATTTACTCTGCAAAAAATACTGGCATCCAATGCAGGCTCCACTCAAGTATGTAGGACTAGTAGTGGCTCTTGGTGCCATGCTTGTGGCTACCTTTAA
- a CDS encoding glycosyltransferase family 2 protein, whose product MQEFLSQADAPPVTVIVLNWRGIAKTRECLTALRQDTYPNRHLLVVDNGTETPEGDQLKEEFPEIELVKLDQNYGFAGGCNKGMAHAKARNPAYIWLLNNDAIPEPHTLTRLVQAMMRDPQAGAAAALVVEGPGSQHKKADLKPSGIGQIDYGKAKTYLRQCKPYENIEGLPCDWITGSNLLLSKEAIAKVGGFDENFFLYFEDVDICVQIRKAGFKCLLVTESIVAHEGSAATQGSYSLWRSYYHTRNRFIFFAKNSPPHLKPLAFLMILSHVLRHCITFPGRGKFSQYKLKAELLGLSDFVQGKLGKAKCLEWCDKIK is encoded by the coding sequence GTGCAGGAATTTTTAAGCCAGGCCGATGCGCCCCCCGTCACCGTCATAGTTCTTAATTGGCGGGGCATAGCCAAAACCCGCGAATGCCTTACAGCACTGCGTCAAGACACTTATCCTAATCGACACCTCCTGGTGGTAGACAACGGCACTGAGACCCCCGAGGGCGATCAACTCAAAGAAGAATTTCCCGAAATAGAACTTGTCAAACTGGATCAAAACTATGGCTTTGCCGGTGGCTGCAACAAAGGCATGGCCCATGCCAAGGCTCGCAACCCAGCATATATATGGCTCCTCAACAACGACGCTATCCCTGAGCCTCACACTCTCACCCGCCTAGTCCAGGCGATGATGCGCGACCCACAAGCTGGCGCTGCCGCCGCCCTGGTGGTAGAGGGTCCAGGTAGTCAGCACAAAAAAGCCGACCTCAAACCATCAGGTATCGGTCAAATCGACTATGGCAAAGCCAAGACTTATTTGCGCCAGTGCAAACCCTACGAAAACATCGAGGGCTTACCTTGCGACTGGATCACTGGCTCCAATCTTTTGCTAAGCAAAGAAGCGATTGCCAAAGTAGGCGGCTTCGACGAAAACTTCTTCCTTTACTTTGAAGACGTCGACATCTGCGTACAAATTCGCAAAGCTGGATTTAAATGTCTCCTCGTTACCGAGTCCATCGTCGCTCACGAAGGCAGTGCCGCCACCCAGGGCAGCTATAGCCTGTGGCGCTCTTACTATCACACGCGTAACCGCTTCATCTTTTTTGCCAAAAACTCTCCACCACACTTAAAACCTTTAGCCTTTTTGATGATTCTTTCTCACGTGTTAAGGCACTGCATTACTTTTCCTGGCCGCGGCAAATTTTCACAGTACAAGCTAAAGGCAGAGCTACTGGGGCTTAGCGACTTTGTACAAGGCAAATTGGGCAAAGCCAAATGTCTGGAATGGTGCGACAAAATCAAGTAA
- a CDS encoding tetratricopeptide repeat protein: protein MKHNSNAITTVGFICLGLTSLCYLVPLAIVYPIPELLFAIVLEIVWFTLFLAMRIKHMVGVKGRAQDAVVQELTDTIRLLRRTRKIWRRALVVILSTVFALALVDLTAYLLAFSGNYKTSQIIYSKAPVSCLVGLNAGASLEVLGGAYVESGKLRESLPIFAEIEQIRAGYYGTKSQKMAAIYADYGDLYAKIGAVDMAEQYYKRSIALANDLLGNSGTGRAYTRLANLLTAQGRLDEAAQNYEEALAKRTKQFGPDSAKVAETLFAYSILLDQQGKRTLSASYTAKAQSILARLRKQNTGPNYTPIALLAVSLIASWILLGKKGLLTKLAVKRLKRRVEASAAVSTASAQDLKTLILLCQYQKDEAEVKRYKRMAALLK, encoded by the coding sequence ATGAAACACAATAGCAATGCCATCACAACAGTAGGCTTTATTTGCCTGGGGCTGACCAGCCTCTGCTATCTTGTACCGCTTGCTATAGTCTATCCAATACCAGAGCTGCTTTTTGCTATTGTCCTGGAAATAGTCTGGTTTACGCTCTTTTTGGCAATGCGCATCAAGCATATGGTGGGCGTCAAAGGGCGTGCGCAAGACGCGGTGGTGCAGGAGTTAACCGATACTATCCGCTTACTCAGACGCACTCGCAAAATCTGGCGACGCGCTCTGGTGGTGATTTTGTCGACAGTGTTTGCTCTTGCTCTGGTGGATTTAACTGCCTATTTGCTTGCCTTTAGCGGCAACTACAAAACCAGCCAGATCATCTACTCAAAGGCTCCGGTGTCTTGCTTAGTGGGGCTCAATGCTGGAGCATCACTTGAGGTCCTCGGTGGCGCCTATGTGGAGAGCGGCAAACTGAGAGAGTCTCTGCCGATTTTTGCGGAGATTGAGCAGATCAGAGCCGGTTATTACGGCACAAAAAGTCAAAAAATGGCCGCAATTTATGCCGACTACGGCGACCTCTACGCCAAAATTGGCGCAGTGGATATGGCTGAGCAGTATTACAAACGCTCTATCGCTCTGGCCAATGACCTCTTGGGCAACAGTGGCACAGGCAGAGCCTATACACGTCTCGCCAATCTGCTGACAGCACAAGGACGACTCGACGAAGCAGCACAAAACTATGAAGAAGCTCTGGCCAAAAGAACAAAACAATTTGGACCAGACAGTGCCAAAGTCGCCGAAACTCTGTTTGCTTATTCTATCTTGCTTGATCAGCAAGGTAAACGCACTCTATCAGCCAGTTATACTGCCAAAGCACAGTCAATACTAGCGCGTCTGCGCAAACAAAATACAGGTCCCAACTATACTCCCATTGCACTACTGGCAGTATCATTAATTGCTTCCTGGATTTTGCTTGGCAAAAAAGGTCTCCTCACAAAGCTTGCTGTCAAACGCCTCAAACGGAGAGTTGAAGCCAGTGCCGCTGTCTCAACAGCATCAGCACAAGATCTCAAAACTCTGATTTTACTTTGCCAATATCAAAAGGACGAAGCCGAAGTAAAACGATACAAGAGAATGGCAGCATTATTAAAATAA
- a CDS encoding GDYXXLXY domain-containing protein, whose product MNKMGTKLILVVLLQIGLMFSVAIPVAHTLITGKSVILKTVPVDPYDMFRGDYISLRYDISTIRTNKKFEHDQVVYVALRQDGNIWVVRDVAASTKELDLRPGEVLFTGRVDYAYERDVHVRYGIEQVFIKERTGSEIENKGNILVVARVDNEGKAVISHVECGNKVIYDAREMILGGK is encoded by the coding sequence GTGAATAAGATGGGGACTAAGCTCATTTTGGTCGTGCTTTTGCAAATAGGACTGATGTTTAGCGTGGCTATACCAGTGGCTCATACACTAATTACTGGTAAATCTGTGATACTAAAGACAGTGCCAGTTGATCCTTATGATATGTTCCGCGGGGACTATATCTCGCTGCGCTATGATATCTCCACAATCCGCACCAATAAAAAGTTTGAGCATGATCAGGTAGTCTATGTCGCTTTGCGCCAGGACGGCAATATCTGGGTAGTGCGAGACGTGGCTGCAAGCACAAAGGAGCTAGATCTCAGACCTGGCGAGGTGCTGTTTACTGGCCGTGTTGATTACGCATATGAGCGCGATGTGCACGTAAGGTACGGCATAGAGCAGGTCTTTATCAAAGAGCGCACCGGTAGTGAAATCGAAAACAAGGGCAATATTTTGGTTGTGGCCAGGGTAGACAACGAAGGCAAAGCTGTCATCTCCCATGTAGAGTGCGGCAATAAAGTAATTTACGATGCTAGGGAGATGATCCTGGGAGGTAAGTAG
- a CDS encoding ABC transporter substrate-binding protein — protein sequence MRLRALVVSLVAASTVSVLAPWACLSALAGQEPGTIVLGMVWEPVSFNPIRGIDSGSYCASSLIYEGLVKFDSDLKVAPALAESYTIAPDGLTYSFVLRPGLKFSNGQSLTAEDVKASLLMGASQYSPFRNDYKDIQSVDVIDARHLNVHLSKTCQPLLSRLAELRVVPAEILKASDHGNSVLARHPVSNGPFRLVRWQAGQELVFERNPYYYKEPGQGMAQKIVWRVIPDKMALAAALGRGEVDIAPVDGRIWQNYLSRDKAIKDGLVAEEFNGGRTIYLGFNLERSPWKDQPVRQALAHAINREAIVRTLYGGYGVVPDTDVPLTSWAYIKDTQKTIYAPQLVPGLLAGVGFERRGKRYYRDGKPLGLRILTIKDLEEVALVVADDLERAGIMAEVEVIEYSTLRRAYMQKGKFDLVLWSRSFGPDPECSMVWGSTGPLNFCRLKDAAVDRLLADGRTAPTQELRQACYASLQRYLARQLPWVFIVQPAVVVAHKKEIVNIQKGRQKAAGLPWDNIATNAAVWQRQ from the coding sequence ATGCGCCTGCGCGCTCTTGTCGTCTCCCTAGTAGCTGCCTCGACAGTCAGTGTTTTGGCACCGTGGGCGTGCTTGAGCGCCCTTGCCGGTCAGGAGCCAGGCACAATTGTCCTTGGTATGGTCTGGGAGCCGGTCTCCTTTAATCCCATCAGGGGTATAGATAGTGGCTCATACTGTGCTTCCAGTCTTATATATGAAGGTCTGGTCAAATTTGATAGCGATCTCAAAGTCGCCCCGGCCCTGGCTGAGAGCTACACGATTGCCCCTGATGGATTGACTTACTCTTTTGTTTTGAGGCCTGGTCTCAAGTTTAGTAACGGTCAGAGTCTCACTGCCGAGGATGTAAAAGCGTCGCTCTTGATGGGGGCATCGCAATACTCACCATTTAGAAACGATTATAAGGACATCCAGTCTGTGGATGTTATTGATGCCAGACATCTGAATGTGCATCTAAGCAAGACTTGCCAGCCGCTCTTGTCCCGGCTAGCGGAGCTGCGTGTGGTACCAGCAGAGATACTAAAGGCCAGCGATCATGGCAATAGCGTCCTGGCCAGGCATCCAGTATCAAATGGTCCTTTTAGACTGGTGCGCTGGCAAGCTGGACAGGAGCTGGTCTTTGAGCGCAATCCCTACTATTACAAAGAGCCAGGCCAAGGTATGGCCCAAAAAATTGTCTGGCGTGTGATACCAGATAAAATGGCACTGGCGGCAGCACTTGGTCGCGGCGAGGTAGATATAGCGCCAGTAGACGGGCGTATCTGGCAAAACTATCTCAGCCGCGATAAAGCTATTAAAGATGGGCTGGTTGCTGAAGAGTTTAATGGTGGCCGCACCATATATCTGGGCTTTAATCTCGAGCGCAGTCCCTGGAAGGACCAGCCAGTCAGGCAGGCCCTGGCTCATGCTATCAATCGAGAAGCAATTGTGCGCACTTTATATGGTGGCTATGGAGTTGTACCTGATACCGATGTGCCTCTGACATCCTGGGCTTATATCAAAGACACTCAAAAAACTATTTACGCCCCACAGCTGGTGCCTGGACTTTTAGCCGGTGTGGGCTTTGAGCGGCGCGGCAAGCGCTATTACCGTGATGGCAAACCACTCGGTCTACGCATCCTGACGATAAAGGATTTAGAAGAGGTAGCGCTGGTGGTGGCAGATGATCTGGAGCGGGCTGGCATTATGGCCGAAGTGGAAGTGATTGAATACTCCACCTTGCGACGGGCCTATATGCAAAAGGGCAAATTTGATCTGGTGTTATGGAGCCGCTCATTTGGTCCGGATCCCGAATGCAGTATGGTCTGGGGCAGTACCGGGCCGCTAAACTTTTGCCGACTCAAAGATGCCGCAGTCGATAGGCTCCTGGCCGATGGGCGCACTGCCCCTACGCAAGAGCTGAGACAGGCTTGCTACGCCAGTTTGCAACGCTATCTAGCCCGGCAATTGCCCTGGGTCTTTATTGTGCAACCAGCTGTAGTGGTAGCCCACAAGAAGGAAATAGTAAATATACAAAAGGGCCGACAGAAGGCTGCCGGCCTGCCATGGGACAATATCGCCACCAATGCTGCCGTTTGGCAGCGTCAATAG